The Xiphophorus hellerii strain 12219 chromosome 22, Xiphophorus_hellerii-4.1, whole genome shotgun sequence genome has a window encoding:
- the ndnfl gene encoding protein NDNF, giving the protein MALSWCPFATLMLVWGSLTPQVHSALAPENEVPLRPTAWLPEGKIMTVTLPKGRTRRLYFTLKKKTSAMSVTVSPCSLPIEWSLAARTLKDKPLKNLQWSTKKSMPEVWWRGPGTEEKIHSFTGDTVDTYNSPSHLSASVYVVRLRSKQQSTRATVFLQEGQGPSGIFPRLPADPRVHTLGVGMTSVTLSWQPSSSITSLPKAKNGYDYCVLVNSLQNYPSLCAAQKRERGEKDQSQGKKEKKRQATPWPILKEWWWEQWESYPESQSLPSSLADDFDNLQCVCQGTENVCTVSELLPDTSYYFDVFVLDKVNGTSAAYKGASARTHEEARAAVVPLREGELRWVTFQDGGSDSQQFFSFRPRGWQQSGLLTLQSCGGGEKMKVTVSSKGRVLTTQGVETELIHIWLQGSPSYLIHLQQEGTATRKVTSVKDAERLAALKASVKMQVSSAYHRRGVPSLPSTLQIKSFNRLRGCNSVTLAWMGTEERSLYCVYRRKLSGFDAETGGASALTAPCLGPESRSDTERVLCKYFQELNPRRAVTTAVIGGLEPGVAYVFDVYLMRRWGIPIKYASKMVKTRKEC; this is encoded by the exons ATGGCGTTATCCTGGTGTCCTTTTGCGACTTTGATGCTGGTTTGGGGATCTTTGACGCCCCAGGTTCACTCGGCGCTGGCACCGGAGAATGAGGTGCCACTTCGCCCAACCGCATGGTTACCAGAGGGGAAGATCATGACAGTAACTCTTCCGAAAGGACGAACTCGAAG GTTATATTTCACGCTGAAGAAGAAGACCTCTGCGATGTCGGTGACTGTGAGTCCCTGCAGCCTCCCCATTGAATGGAGCCTGGCCGCTCGCACTCTGAAGGACAAACCGCTCAAAAACCTGCAAT GGAGCACCAAGAAAAGCATGCCTGAGGTGTGGTGGCGAGGCCCTGGCACAGAAGAGAAAATCCACAGCTTCACCGGTGATACAGTGGACACCTACAACAGCCCTTCACATCTCAGCGCTTCTGTCTACGTCGTGAGGCTGCGTTCAAAACAGCAAAGCACCAGAGCTACAGTTTTCCTCCAAGAAGGCCAAGGGCCTTCAGGAATATTCCCTCGACTACCAGCTGACCCACGAGTTCACACGTTAGGAGTTGGTATGACCAGTGTCACCCTCAGCTGGCAGCCCAGTTCCTCCATAACAAGCCTCCCAAAGGCAAAAAACGGTTACGATTATTGCGTGCTTGTTAACTCTCTGCAAAACTACCCCAGCCTCTGTGCTGCTcaaaagagggagagaggggaGAAAGATCAGAGTCAAGgcaagaaggagaaaaagagacAAGCAACACCATGGCCAATCTTAAAAGAGTGGTGGTGGGAGCAGTGGGAGAGTTATCCCGAGTCCCAGAGTCTGCCGTCTTCACTTGCAGATGATTTTGATAATCTTCAGTGCGTGTGTCAGGGGACGGAGAACGTTTGCACAGTCTCTGAGCTCCTGCCTGACACCTCATATTACTTTGACGTTTTTGTGTTAGATAAGGTGAATGGGACCAGCGCAGCGTACAAGGGGGCTTCTGCGCGGACGCATGAGGAAGCTCGAGCTGCAGTCGTGCCTCTGAGAGAAGGAGAGCTAAGGTGGGTAACCTTTCAGGACGGAGGCTCAGACTCGCAGCAGTTCTTCAGTTTCCGTCCTCGGGGATGGCAGCAGAGTGGCCTCCTCACCTTGCAGAGCTGTGGTGGGGGTGAAAAGATGAAGGTAACTGTTTCCAGTAAGGGACGGGTTTTGACCACTCAGGGTGTGGAAACAGAGTTAATCCACATTTGGCTCCAAGGAAGTCCTTCCTATCTTATCCACTTGCAACAAGAAGGAACTGCAACTAGGAAAGTAACTTCTGTTAAAGACGCAGAGCGACTAGCAGCTCTGAAAGCTTCGGTCAAAATGCAAGTTTCATCCGCCTACCATCGCAGAGGGGTCCCATCTCTACCGTCCACCTTGCAGATAAAATCTTTCAACAGGCTGCGAGGTTGCAACAGCGTCACCCTGGCCTGGATGGGAACAGAGGAAAGAAGTCTGTACTGTGTATACCGCAGAAAGCTCAGTGGCTTTGATGCAGAAACTGGGGGAGCATCAGCTCTGACCGCACCCTGTCTGGGCCCAGAGTCTCGATCTGACACCGAAAGGGTTCTCTGCAAGTATTTCCAAGAGCTGAATCCTCGACGGGCCGTCACTACAGCTGTGATTGGGGGCCTGGAGCCAGGAGTGGCCTATGTGTTTGATGTGTATCTAATGAGACGCTGGGGGATCCCCATCAAGTATGCCAGCAAGATGGTGAAGACCAGAAAGGAATGCTGA
- the sparcl2 gene encoding SPARC, which produces MKLNSILAFFLLIYPYAAMGGRALRRQREAEERLTPYIGRVDPEKLCELLRCHSPVGSWCQVQEKGILTPKCVCPQSCPRQRAPVCSVLGKTYGNECLLHKEACRKRRRTGVAHSGPCLVLKSECNKEELGQFPYRLLDWFLLLRRMREAYTPAALPQTCLSHAERTQLAKESFTLLDKNKDGKLSRRDLKKLYYKKMPSERCATPFFLSCDRDKNKKVTVKEWTACLVDRSEAWFYHFMSMKMGSHQLCPTVKQELLHLF; this is translated from the exons ATGAAGCTGAACTCGATACTTGCCTTCTTTCTCCTTATTTACCCATATGCAGCCATG GGAGGCAGAGCTCTGCGGAGACAGAGAGAAGCTGAAGAGAGGCTGACGCCATACATTGGTAGAGTGGACCCCG AAAAGCTTTGTGAGCTGCTCAGATGCCACAGTCCCGTTGGATCTTGGTGCCAAGTACAGGAAAAGGGAATTCTCACACCCAAGTGTGTTTGTCCGCAGTCATGTCCACG GCAGAGGGCGCCAGTGTGCAGTGTTCTGGGAAAGACCTATGGGAATGAGTGTTTGCTTCACAAAGAAGCCTGTAGGAAGAGGCGCCGCACTGGAGTGGCTCACTCAGGACCCTGTTTGG TCCTCAAGAGTGAATGCAACAAGGAAGAGCTGGGCCAGTTTCCATATCGTCTCCTGGACTGGTTTCTTCTCCTGAGGCGAATGAGGGAGGCGTACACACCTGCAGCTCTGCCACAAACCTGTCTCAGCCACGCCGAGAGGACGCAGCTGGCAAAG gaaaGCTTTACTTTACTGGACAAGAACAAAGACGGAAAGCTGAGCAGGAGGGATCTGAAGAAGCTATATTACAAGAAGATGCCTTCGGAGCGTTGTGCTACACCATTCTTCCT GTCTTGTGATCGCGACAAGAACAAGAAAGTCACTGTGAAAGAGTGGACAGCCTGTCTGGTGGATCGTTCCGAGGCCTGGTTTTATCATTTCATGT CAATGAAAATGGGCTCTCACCAGCTGTGTCCTACTGTCAAACAAGAACTCCTGCATCTCTTTTGA